The proteins below are encoded in one region of Thermothelomyces thermophilus ATCC 42464 chromosome 1, complete sequence:
- a CDS encoding 2-dehydropantoate 2-reductase-like protein (Contains conserved domain ApbA[COG1893], Ketopantoate reductase), producing MAPLTPRLKILSVGGNPVSAFLSWRLQASNACDVTLVWKTGFEHVSQYGISFKSADFGNERFKPRHVVRTPEEAASRREGAFDYVILCIKALPDIYDLASVIDAVVTPQHTCILVNTTHALGLESAIEERFPTNVVLSLVCGAELAQLSASEFEHKSSTQVWVGPANENPNIPRTIQEDMAQALAMTLNTGQVDCKVSPNIRQQQYERVIGPIAFHPLTVIFETPDYAALLEKVGVSKLVSDIIDELIALAEAQGCKFPPDFKQNIINEYSKSSAENIMWQDYMARRPMEVETYLGSPIRLSQDAKVSVPRVETLYAILHNLNLVNRNRPKIDTSVPAPAQPGSPAATPSPLPRMSAQGPPRQMPNGMPNGNGMPRSRPRGGSSMGPPGPGMRRPPPPTNGGPPNGYPRPGPNSRLPSRRGSMEGADLEEFSHLVLYDDIPEGGEAGYAAHDLALREKELQLRQKELALKEQEMRLRRAGQGMGPGPGPRRGPSAPPSRAGGGGFDDDDDDDDDYFDPHSTIGTPMIDPDNFDMMSVTSRKNRKVLGTNPVQFRKNPEQEVSSFRSRFRPSFGRNRSSQVMAAPPVNADIMDDPLLGFTSNRYGDVDRGAMHAAGSRANSLTAARLDELQYSHGPPPTGVNGGGPRRVSGNPYSPSIRGGVPGGRPSPPNGLPPQQQNGGRPSPPEGVQQPMPRYPPGHGNNVAPHQVEQHAGVSALQPPKSRSARSLTGSASASAGSGDSTNLDSEPSAHSSQTSLGPRPPIGVR from the exons ATGGCACCCTTGACACCCCGACTCAAGATCCTTTCAG TGGGCGGCAACCCGGTATCTGCATTTCTGTCATGGAGACTTCAGGCGTCTAATGCCTGCGACGTCACTCTCGTCTGGAAGACCGGCTTCGAGCATGTGTCGCAATACGGGATATCCTTCAA GTCGGCCGACTTTGGCAACGAGCGGTTTAAGCCTCGGCATG TTGTGCGGACTCCGGAGGAGGCTGCCTCTCGCCGAGAAGGCGCATTCGACTACGTCATACTCTGTATAAAAGCGCTTCCTGACATCTACGACTTGGCCTCGGTCATCGATGCAGTCGTTACTCCCCAGCACACATGCATCCTTGTGAACACAACACATGCGCTCGGTCTCGAGTCGGCGATTGAGGAGCGATTCCCAACCAATGTGGTCCTCTCGCTCGTCTGCGGCGCCGAGCTCGCCCAGCTCAGCGCAAGCGAGTTTGAGCACAAGAGCTCGACCCAAGTGTGGGTTGGACCAGCAAACGAGAACCCAAACATCCCGCGCACGATACAAGAAGACATGGCGCAGGCTCTAGCCATGACCCTGAACACCGGCCAAGTCGACTGCAAGGTGTCCCCTAACATCCGTCAACAGCAGTACGAGCGGGTGATTGG CCCAATTGCCTTTCACCCTTTGACAGTAATCTTCGAAACGCCCGATTACGCTGCGCTGCTTGAGAAGGTCGGCGTGTCGAAACTCGTCTCCGATATCATTGACGAGTTGATCGCATTGGCGGAAGCTCAGGGCTGCAAGTTCCCCCCCGATTTCAAGCAAAACATCATCAATGAGTATTCCAAATCAAGTGCCGAGAACATCATGTGGCAGGATTACATGGCGAGGCGGCCCATGGAAGTTGAGACATACCTCGGCTCCCCTATCCGGTTATCCCAAGATGCAAAGGTTAGCGTGCCTCGGGTCGAGACTCTGTATGCCATCCTTCACAACCTTAACTTGGTCAACCGGAACCGGCCAAAGATCGACACCTCGGTGCCAGCGCCAGCCCAGCCGGGATCGCCCGCCGCTACTCCGTCCCCGCTTCCCCGGATGTCGGCGCAAGGCCCTCCCCGACAGATGCCCAACGGGATGCCAAACGGAAACGGCATGCCGCGATCACGTCCGAGGGGCGGATCCTCGATGGGGCCACCGGGCCCAGGGATGCGCCGccctccgccgccgacgaaTGGTGGGCCGCCGAACGGCTATCCGCGGCCGGGGCCAAATTCACGTCTTCCGTCAAGGAGAGGCTCTATGGAGGGCGCCGATCTGGAGGAATTCAGCCACCTTGTGCTCTACGATGACATCCCAGAAGGTGGCGAGGCCGGCTACGCCGCCCATGATCTCGCTCTGAGGGAAAAGGAGTTGCAACTGCGGCAGAAAGAACTTGCTCTCAAAGAGCAGGAAATGAGGCTACGACGTGCCGGCCAGGGTATGGGTCCGGGCCCGGGTCCCAGACGAGGGCCGTCTGCCCCGCCTTCGCGAGCCGGCGGTGGAGgcttcgacgacgacgatgacgacgacgatgactaCTTCGACCCCCACTCCACAATCGGAACGCCGATGATCGACCCTGATAACTTCGACATGATGAGCGTTACCTCGAGGAAAAACCGCAAAGTCCTGGGCACCAACCCCGTGCAGTTCCGCAAGAATCCCGAGCAGGAGGTCTCGTCCTTTCGCAGCAGGTTCCGACCTAGCTTTGGGAGGAATCGGTCTAGCCAAGTCATGGCGGCGCCACCCGTCAATGCGGACATTATGGATGATCCCCTCCTAGGCTTCACTTCGAATCGGTACGGGGACGTGGATCGGGGGGCCATGCATGCCGCAGGCTCGAGAGCGAATTCGCTCACAGCTGCCCGCCTAGACGAGCTACAATACAGCCACGGACCTCCGCCCACGGGCGTGAACGGCGGCGGTCCACGCCGAGTAAGCGGGAACCCGTATAGCCCGTCAATCCGCGGCGGCGTCCCCGGCGGCCGCCCATCGCCGCCGAATGGTTTACCCCCCCAACAACAGAACGGTGGGCGGCCATCACCGCCCGAGGGCGTCCAGCAGCCCATGCCCCGTTACCCACCTGGTCACGGCAACAATGTTGCGCCGCATCAAGTCGAGCAGCACGCTGGGGTGAGCGCCCTCCAACCACCTAAGTCGAGAAGTGCACGAAGTCTGACCGGCAGTGCGAGCGCTAGCGCGGGCAGTGGTGATTCCACAAATCTCGATTCGGAGCCGTCAGCTCACAGTAGCCAGACTAGCTTAGGTCCTCGCCCGCCGATCGGCGTCCGCTGA